Genomic window (Jeotgalibaca ciconiae):
TGTGTTCTTGTTTTCGCTTCTAATAGCATTTATATGGATACCGTCAATTAGTAATAAACAAGTTTATTTTCACCAAAACTTTTTAGCGATATTCAAAGCTTTATTAACGATTTTGCTATTCTCTGGAGTTTTAACAATCGGTATTTTTGCGATTATTGTAAGTATTGATACCTTGCTTTTTACAATGCCCGCCGATTCAACAATCCATGCAGCAAATATTATTTGGTGTTTGTTTGCCCCGGTTTATTTTCTGGGAATGGTTCCTGTTTACCATGAACAAGGGAGCCAAGAAGGAGCTAGAGAAGATGCGTATCTAGTACCGCGTTTTTTAGAAATCTTGCTAACGTACATTGTTATTCCAATCGTAGCGATTTACACGATTATCTTACTGATGTATGTACTGCTTAACATTGGTGGACAATTTTGGACAGATAACTTGTTGGAGCCGCTCCTTGTCGCATATGCGATTGTTGTAATCGTTGTATACTTATTATCATGTAATATTGATCATCGTTTTGCTGATCTGTTTCGAAAAATATTTCCTAAGATTATGCTTCCGATTGTAGCTTTTCAAACAATTTCCAGTATTTTAAAGATACAGGAAATGGGAATTACTTATGGAAGATACTATGTCATTTTGTTTGGGATATTTGCGGTTATTTCAGGCGTCATTTTTAGTTTCTTTCCGCCAAATCGAAATGGGTGGATTGCGATCGTGCTATTAGTATTAGGGATGATTTCTGTAACACCACCTATCGATGCCTTTACTGTAGCAAGAAATAGTCAGATGTCTCGTTTAGAAAAGACACTGGTGGAAAACAACATGATTGAGAATGGCATGGTTCAAGCTGATGCGTCTATTTCCGTCGAAGATAAAATCGTGGTTACGCGAAGCGTTGACAATCTTGAGATGTTTGGTGAAATTGAAAGAGTGAACTATTTGCCGCAAGACTTTGATGTTTATGCTGATTTCGAAGAGGTGTTTGGCTTCCCTATGACTTATTCCACTCAAATACCCGGTTCTCCCGGGAACTATGCCTACTTAAATCTATCTGAAGAAACAGTGATGAATGTTGAAGGAGTAGATTATTGGGGATACGTATTCTTTTCAAGCGAGGAAGAAAAAGAATGGGAAGTTGGTCAAGGAAATATCTTGAAGATAATTTATCAAGAGGATGATTATTTTACTTTACAATTAACAGATCAAAATGGTACTGAAATCATCAATGGAAATATGTCAGAAGCGATCGAGCATGCTTTTGAACAATCAGATGTCAGAGAACCACTAGAAATAGAAGATATGCTGTTTGTAGTTGAAAATGATGCTGCAAAAGTAACAATTGTGATGATTAGTTTAGATGAATATGGAAATAGAGTAAATGGCGAAGGTCATTTGTTTGTGGATTATAAATAGTAGATATTGTTACGATAGATTGAGCTGGGACAAAGTGTCTCGGCTTTTTTAGTGAAATGAGATTGTATAAAAATCTTTTCCTTCATTAGCTATGTAGATAAAAAGCAAATTGCTCTTATTTATTGTCTTGCGAGCGATGTTTAGTAGAAAAATTAAAGTACAGGAAGATAAATAGCTCTGTACTTTAAAAATCATAGGGAAGAAGTACAATTCTTTCTTTATTTTAAAAAATAATCATTTCTCCTTCTTTTCTAATCTAGATGGAAAAAGTAAGAAATAGTATAAATTTAGTTAAAGTTGTTTCTTAACAACAAATGATTTAGTAGAATAGAGCTATTGAGTTTAAGGAGGAAATGTAATCCATGATAGAAATATTAAAGGCAATCATACTTGGAATCGTTGAGGGGATAACGGAATGGTTACCCATATCAAGTACAGGACATATGATTTTAGTAGAGGAATTTATTCAGTTGAATATGACTGATGCATTTAAAGAAATGTTTTTTGTTGTGATTCAATTAGGAGCAATTTTAGCGGTGGTAGTACTTTATTTTCACAAGTTAAATCCTTTCTCACCGAAAAAATCATCAATAGAGAAAAAAGAGACGATGGAAATTTGGTATAAGGTAGTTGTAGGAGTATTACCGGCGGGAGTTCTTGGACTGTTATTGGATGATTGGCTGAATGAACATTTTTATAATTACTGGGTAGTTGCTATTATGTTAATTGTGTATGGGGTTCTCTTTATCTTGGTCGAGAATCGCAACGAAGGGAAAACGGGGAAGATTCACACCTTCCAGGATCTATCTTATCAAACAGCACTCTTCATTGGTTTATTTCAATGTTTATCATTGATTCCGGGTACTTCCCGTTCCGGAGCAACGATTCTCGGAGCAATTGTTTTAGGGGCGTCGCGTTTTGTCGCTGCAGAATATTCTTTCTTCCTTTCTATTCCGGTTATGTTTGGTGCTAGTGCGTTAAAGTTAGTGAAATTTGGTTTTGATTTTACAGGACAAGAATTAACTATTTTGCTGGTAGGGATGGCTGTTGCTTTTGCAGTGTCTATTATCGCTATCAAGTTCTTGATGAGCTATATTCAAACCAATGATTTTAAACTTTTTGGCTGGTATCGGATTGTATTAGGAATACTCGTTATTGGCTATTTTGTATTATTTGCCTAAAGCTAAAAAGTATATAAATGTTTGTTGCATGGTATAATATTGTCATAAACTTCAATCAACAATGGAAAAGAGGTAGGCAATATTGCATCAATGTGTAGTTATCATCCCATCGTATAATCCAGAACCCACCCTTATTCAATATGTAGAAGAATTAGTAGAGAAAGGCGTTCAGAATGTTATTATCATCAATGATGGTAGTGAATCAGCCAGTCTATCTCTATTTGAAAGTCTCGATCAAATGGAGTCTTGTACCGTTTTAACTCATGGGAATAATCAAGGTAAAGGCAGGGCTCTTAAAACGGCCTTTCAATATGTAAGAGACCGAAAAGCTACGATGAAATACTTAGTAATGGCTGATGCAGATGGGCAGCATGCAGTTGATGACGTGTTGCAATTGTTAAAAGTTTCAAAAGAAAGAAAATCCGGTATTATTCTTGGAGTAAGGGATTTCGACCAAGCTCAGGTTCCTTCAAAAAATGCTTTTGGAAACAAACTAACGAGCAAGGCCTTTAAAATTTTCTTTGGAAAATACTTATCTGATACGCAAACGGGCTTACGGAGTTTTTCTATTTCAGAATTAGATTGGCTCCTTGTATTAAAAGGCGAGCGATTCGAATATGAAATGAACATGCTGATTTACGCGATTTATAAAAGCATCCCTATTTATGAGCAACCCATACAAACAATCTATTTTGGTGAAAAAACTGTATCTCATTATAAAGCCTTTCACGACTCTATTCGAATCGCCAAACTCATGTTTCGTGGTTTTGTAATGAAAAATTCTTTGGTTGACTAATTACTAGACAATAAGGATTGAGCCTATGCAGAAAGACTATGGTTTATTTTATAAAAAAATCAGAGGTATTCTACGTTTTTTTTCTCCTGAATTTTCGATTAAGGATAGTCGCATTAAAAAGGAAGGGCCAGTTGTGTACGTTGCGCATCACCAAAATATGTTTGGGCCTATCAGTGTATTATGTTGGCATCCGGAATTTTTACGAATTTGGGTCTTACATGTATTTTTAGATTTTTCCAGTTGTTATCACCATTATCTTGAGTTTACTTTTACCAAGCGTTTAGGGTGGCCACACCTTGTTTCAAAAATCATTGCTTATCCGACTGCGCTATTCGTTACAGCACTGACGAAGTCTGGTAAAGGAATTCCTGTTTATCGGCAATCTCGTTCTATTGTTGTCACGATGAAGCAAACGGTGGATGCTCTTGAAAACGGCGAAAGCATCTTACTGTTTCCTGATATTAGCTATGACGACCCAAGTGCTCAAGTAAAGGAAATCTACGAGGGATTTTTATATATTGAAAAGTATTATTATCGTAAAACTGGTGAGCATATACCATTTGTGCCGATGATAGCAGAAAAGAAGGAAAAAGAAATTAGAATAGGCACACCTATTCTTTTCTCCGGAAAAGAAGCATTCTTTCTCGAAAAACAAAAAATCGCAAAAGAAATACAACAAAAATTGAATGAATTAGCAAAAGGATTGGAGTAATTTCCAGTCCTTTTTTATAGACTAGGGGATTATAAGTTCAGCCATCAATGTCTAGCTCCCAAGTCCTGACCTAGTGAAAAAAAGATAAATTTGCCCCATTGCGCGCTTCGCTGCTCATTCAGGGTCAAATTTCCTATTTTTTCATAGGCCAAGGCGGACTTGTCCGCTTTTCTTACTTGCCCTGGCTGCAGCTGAGCGTTGATTTTGCCTAGTGAGAGCCCACTTCGATTATTACTGGATTTAAGCGATTGTGAGCAGAAAAAATAGGATTGTTTTTCATCATGCCATTTGAAGAGGATTTCTAAACGACCTATGCTATAATGCAGAAAATATGTTTATAAATCTAAGGAGCATTGTAATACTTTGAAAACAACTATTTTATCGATGTATATCACATTAATGCCAGTGATTCTTGCTGGTGTAGCAAATATGAAATTATTAAAATCTTCGTGGTTGGAAAAATGGAATCAACCAATTGACGGTGGAAAGATATGGCGAGATAACAACCCATTATTTGGAAAAAATAAGACTTGGCGGGGCGCGTTAGGCATGATTATTTGTTCCATCATTGCAACCATGGTCTGGGGATGGTTGTGCGGGCTGTTTCCTTCGCTAAAAGCATTCAATCAATTTTATCAAAGTCATCCAAATACTATTTGGTTTAACATAAGTATTGGTTTTTGGTTAGGGCTTTCTTACATCATATTTGAACTACCCAATAGCTTCTGGAAACGACGCAAAGATATTGAACCTGGAAAAGCATCGGAATTAAATAAACCATGGAAATATATGTGGCTTGATCAGATGGACTCTTTATTTGGTTGTACCTTGGTTGTAGCGTATTATGATTCTATGAGTATTTCCAAGTACTTTGCTTATGTTTTTCTTGGTGCAGCAACACATCTGTTGATTAATTGGCTGCTTGTAAAAGCAGGTTGGAAAAAATCAATATAATTTTTTGGAGGGGCCTATGTTTCAATTTATTCCAGTTTTTCATATTTCAAATAGTCTCAGCTTCATTGGACTATTTTTTTCTATTTTGAGTATTTACACAATCATGACGGGTAATATTTCCAGAGCGATCATGCTGATGGTTGTTTCTGTTATCTGTGATTTATTTGATGGAAAGTTTGCGAATCAATATGAGCGGACGCTAGAAGAAAAACAAATGGGAGAATATGTTGACTCTTTCGTTGATATGATTTCTTTTATAGCCTTGCCGATCGTGCTACTTTTATCTATTACAGATTATTCCATATTTGCTCTTTTTATCAGTATTTTTTATGCTGTTATGGGGATTCACCGATTGGGCTACTTCCATATCACAAAAGAAGAGCAGTTAGATTCTGAAGGGAATTATTTCTATTTTATTGGTGTTCCGGTTGCTTATATTTCATTAATTATTCCCATTATTTACACAGTTTGTATTCTTTTTCAAGCAACCCACACCTTATTTTTTCAAGTGCTATTACAAATGATTTATATAATAATGGCATTGATGTTTGTATGGAATCATCCGATTCCAAAACCAAGAGGAAAAATGTATGTATTTTTTGTACTTCTTGCCTTACTGGTGCTTTTTATTTTAGGAAGTAGGTGAGCACATGACTGTTTATTATCATCGAAAGACACAAGAATACATTGAAGAGCAAGAGGTAGGCGGAAAGGCACTGCACTTTTTGTATAAGACAGCCTTTGGCAGGTTGCTGTTAAAACAACTTGTTCGACCTGGTTTTTCTAATTGGAAAGCAAGTAGAAACAATCGAACGGCTTCGATTAAAAAAATCGCTCCTTTTATCGAAAAATACCAAATTGACTTAACAGAAGCAACAAGGCAAGAATTTACCTCTTTTAATGACTTTTTCACAAGAACGTTAACGCCATCAGCTCGTCCTATTAATGAAAATCGTTCAGCGGTCATTGCAGTTTCTGATGGAAAGGTATTTCATTACTCTATAACGGAAAAAGCCGAGTTTCAAATAAAAAACAGTCTTTATACATTAGCTGATTTGTTGCAAGATAAGACTGCGGCAGAATTATTTGAAGGGGGGACTTGCTTGGTGTATCGTTTAGCAATGGATGACTATCATCGCTACTGCTATCCGGCTGATGGGGAGAAACTTGCTGAAAAAAAAATCAAAGGAAAGCTGCATACAATTCGACCAATCGCCCACCAATATACAAAAGTCTTTAGTGAAAATACACGGACATGGCAATTACTGGATACCAAAGAATTTGGAAAAATATTATATATTGAAATTGGTGCCATGTTGGTTGGGAAAATTCACAATCATGGTCACGAAAGATTTTTAAAGGGACAGGAAAAGGGTTTTTTTGAATATGGCGCTTCAAGCATTATTGTGTGCTATCAAAAGAATCAAGTAACAATCGATTCAGATATTCTTTTACAAAATCAAAATGGTAGAGAAGTGCAAGTACGACTTGGAGAGAAAGTGGGGGAAAGATATGTTGAATAGGTTGAACGTTTATATTGAAGAAATGTATCCGATTATACCGAGATTTATTGTTAGTCTGCTGATGGTCGCTGTACAGTATTTTGGTGTGATTGCATTTGCGAGCACACAGCCCTCTTATCATTTTTCTTGGGCTGATTTGGGAGTTGTCTATACTGTTTTTGCTTTTTTGTTTTTGTTACGTATTGCGGATGAGTTTAAAGATTACGAAAAGGACTTAATTAATTATCCAGAGCGAGCGCTCCCTTCTGGACGAGTTTTTAAAAAAGACTTATGGGTACTAGGGATTGTTTTGTTTATCAGTATGGTAATTATGAATTTAATTTTGCCACAGGCAATCAGCCCCTTTTTATTAGTGATTTTCTATGGATTTTTAATGACTGTATGGTTTTTTCAACGGGATAAAATCGAACCAAGTCTCGTCTTGGCTTTAATCACCCATAATCCCGTTCAGTTACTATTAAGTTATTATGTGATCCATTATGTATGCAATCAATATGAGTTGCCAATCTGGACTTGGCAAAATGTCTGTTTAGCTCTTACTTTATATATCCCTGCTTTATTATGGGAAGTTTCTCGAAAAATAAAAGCTCCGGAAGATGAAAATCAGTATGTTACTTATTCACAAGTATGGGGATTTAAAGGATCTCTGCAAGTAATCTTAGCTGTAGCTGCTATTGGTGTGCTGTTTGCTTTAGTGCTCGTCTATAAACAAATGGGCTCTTTTTTATTATTGTTTGCCTATGGCGGCCTGGTGTATGCAATTATTCATTATTATAAAGCACCACAAGGAAAAAATTTAAAAGTGGCTGTTCCAGCATATTTAATGATTCATCTAGTCATTTTTCTTGTTTTAGTGTGTTTTATCTATTTCTAAAGGTTAGGGGTTAATCAAATGCAGATGAATAGAATGTGGCTGCCGTACGATCAAATTACATTAGAAAATGGCGGTGGTAAAGCCAACGAACTTGCAAGAATGAAAAAAATAGGAATTCAAGTTCCAGCCTTTTTTGTTCTTTCTATTGAAGGGGCAACTGCATTGCGTTTGCGTAAAGAAGGGGCTTTAACGAACGAAGAAAAAGAGTATTTATTTCAAATGGTAGAACAAGAGTGCAGCGGTTTCGAATGTTTCTCTGTTCGTTCCTCAGCTGGGAAAGAAGATAGTGAGGAAGTATCGTTTGCAGGATTATTTGATACCTATTTGAATGTTTCAAAGGAAGAGTTGGCGGATAAAATTCTTGACTGTCTTCGCTCTGCTGACTACCAACATATCAAAGATTATATGTACCATCATCAATTGGATATAAAAGATGTAAAAATGGCGGTAGTGATCCAAGGAATGGTAACGGCTGAAAAAGCAGGCGTCCTTTTTACCGCTAATCCAAAAGGTTTATTGAATGAAACCGTGCTTGTTGTTGGAAATGGATTAGGAGACGGTGTAGTGGAGGGGCTTGTTCCCGTTACGACTTATTATTTAAAACGTGATGAGGACTTGTCCTATTTTGAAAGGCAGGAAGACAGTCCGTTATTGTCTCAAAAAGAAATGAAAAGTTTATTGGAACAGGCAGACTTGTTGAGGAAAAATTCAGAATTTTATTTAGATTGTGAATTTGCTGTCCTAGAAGAAAAAGTCTACTATTTACAGTCACGTCCAATCACTACTTTAAAAACGGTTCGAGAGGAATCGGTACCGGTTGTATTTAATAATAGTAATCTAGTGGAGAGTTATCCCGGATTGACATTGCCTTTAACCGATACTTTTATTCAGTTTGCTTATCAGGAAGTTTTTAAAGGAGTTGCTTGGCGTTTTTCTCGCTCCAAGGAGTTATTGGCTGCTTATGAAGACGTGTTTGCTAAGATTGTTGTTCGAATTAACGGCCGAATGTATTATAATATGAATCATTTATATAGTCTGTTGCAATTTCTACCTTTTCCAAACCAAATTCTGCCTATTTGGCAAGAAATGATGGGCTTTTCTCAGAAAGATGTTGTTACAACTCCGGAATTAAAAAAGAAAACAACCTTTTTGGAAAGCTTACGTATTTCTGGAAGAATTATACGAGAGTTTTTCTCGGCGTCTAAGAATATGAAACGATTAAATGAAGACTTTATTAAAGTAGAAAGATACTTCAAACAACAATATACAGATGAAATGAATCAAAATCAGATTAAAGAATTGTATCAAAATTTAGCGGATCGTGTACTGTCTAATTGGGATGTGACATTGGTAAATGATTTGTATGCATTTGTTTATACCGGGATACTGAAAAAAGCATTGAAGAAGTGGGGAAACTCAGAAGCAGAAAAAGAATGGAATCAATGGTTTTCTGGTATACCAGCAATTACGAGTATGGAACCAGTTATCTCATTACAAAAACTAGCAGATTTTGTTAATAAACAGAACTTGCTATCTTCCATCAAACGAATTACATCGGATGAGGATTTTGCTCGCTTTATGGAAAAAGATCATTCTGGATTCAAAGAAAGATTTTTAATGTACATTGACCAATACGGCGATCGTTCGTTGGAAGAACTAAAACTTGAAACTGCGACTTTTCGCAGCCATCCGTTGAAAGCTCTTAACCAGCTCATTATTTTTGCCGAAAACACAAATAATAAAGAGACAAAAGCAGCAGATTCATTTAAAAAACTAGAAGAAATAGAAAATCAGATAGATGTTTCAGCTTGGAAAAAACAAATTTTCCATTATTTAAGTAAACGTGCTCGTCTGGGCATCCAACACCGAGAAACTTCTCGTTTAAATCGGAGCAGAATTTATGGGATGGTCCGAACAATGATGCTTCGCATGGGAGAGATTGCGGTTGAACAAGGCTGGCTCGAAGAAAAAGAAGATATTTTTTGGTTAACAATGGAAGAAGTAAAGCAACTTGATCAGTTGGATGGGACGTTTGATCCTCAAAAAATCGTTGCAAGAAGAATAAAAGAATACAAAGGCTATGAATTGTTGCCAGCATACGGCTACCTAGTATTTCAGGAAGAGTCCTTCAATAAAGTGGTTCAGCAAGCAGAAAAGGTAATTCATGACAGCCTGGTAGACGAACTGCAAGGAATTGCAACATCTAACGGCAAAGTAAGCGGAGAAATTATTGTCGTTACCAATCCAAGTGAAGTAAAAGAAAGTGTAGAGGGCAAGATTTTAGTAACGAAAATGACGGATCCTGGCTGGGTATTCTTGTTAACACAAGCAAAAGGGATTATCGCAGAAAAAGGATCTTTGTTATCTCATACTGCCATTATTTCCAGAGAGCTGGGCATTCCGGCAGTAGTTGGAATTAAGAATGCAACAGAAGTGTTACATACAGGCGATCAAATTGAACTGGATGCGAATACCGGAAACGTCACAATTCTTGAAAGAGAGGCAGGGAGGAATGAAAGCTGAGTACTTATTAATTGAAGAAACTGAGATTCAGAATTTCTTATCTTTTCCTGATACCTTGTATCGACCTGAGTTCCGAACGGAGAATAAAAAAGAACTTGCTCAAATTATCCGAGGAGAACATCCACTAAGTCATTATTTTCAAGCGATACCTTTTCTTGTGGAAGAGCACGGTCGGATCTTAGCTCGAGCAGTTTTGACTTTCTATCCGGAAGATTCCACTGCTTACTTAGGATATTTTGAAAGTTTGGATAATGATGAGGCGGCGCGCCTTTTATTAGATTTTGCGGAAAAAGAAAGCTTGGATCATGGGAAGAAAAAAATAGCAGGACCATTAAACGCGAGTTTTTGGCTTGGATACCGATTAAAAGTAAATCATTTTAATCGCCGACCTTATTTCTCAGAGCTATATCACCTTGATTATTATGAAAAACTCTGGGAGAAAAATGGTTTCGATAGAGAAGCCACTTATTATTCCAATCATTATAATCCCGTAGATGGGCAGATGGATAGAAATAAATATTTGAAACGCTATAAGCAATTTAAAGGGCAAGGTTATCAAATTGTGAGTCCTGCTGGAAAAACTTTGAACCAAGATTTCCTGGCTGTAGCAGAATTAATTCAAGATCGATTTCAGACATTTCCGGTTTTTAAAACCATTCAAATCGATGAATTTTTGCAGTTGTTTTCTGATTTGAAGGCGATACTGAATCGAAAGTATGTAAAAATAGCTTATAGTCCCAATGGAGAACTTGCGGGCTTTCTGATTTCTGTTCCTGACTATAGCACTCTTTTTAATCAGGAAAAGCTGAATCTAAGAGCGATTGTACAATTTCTATTTAAAAAATACACCAGTCGTGAATACATTATTCTTTATATGGCAGTGAAAGAAGGGCACGAGGGACTCGGCTCTGCACTGGTATATTCGCTGATGGAAGAATACAACAAACGTAAAATAAAGGCGACGTCTAGTTATATCCATGAAGGAAAAGTTTCTGGGGGTTATGCTTTTGGTAGTGTATATGAACAGAGTGAGTATGCTTACTATTCCAAGAGGATTAAGTGAAAAACGGATGAATCCAGCAATTGGATTCATCCGTTTTTCATTTAGAGAGACAGCTATAAGCAGTTTCTATTCAAGCAAATTCATGAGGGGAATATAGAACTTTAGCAATTAAAATAACATGCGAAAGTCATTTTCTGAAAGAATGTGAATATTTCTACCGTTTCCTTGAAGTTCACGAACTTGTTGAATTTTTCGGCTTTCAGATGGAGTACCGATTTTTTGCCAATCCGAGTTAGATACCACGACGTAGGTCGTTTCGTAAGTTAATTGAGAATCAAAATGTCCGCCTGCATCGACAACGATTTGTGCAGCGTCATTGCGCTTCATTCCTTTCAAACGACCGGTAAAACAAACATGTTTTTTATAGAAAGGATGAGCCGGATCAAACTCAGTTGTTCGAGCTTTCAGCTCCGTTGTATTTTTGCTTTTTGATTTTGCTGTTGAGTGAATAGGTCCAAAGCGATGAGAAAATAGTTTTCCCATTCGATAGTTATGTTCTTGTAAAAAGCCATCAATTTCAAAGTCATATGGTCGAAGTAATTTGCTGGCGATTGTGCCGCATGCGGAGGCATCATCCAACGCGTGATGGTGATGGTCAATCGACAATCCATAATAATCAAGAACACTGACTAGGCTGTTGCTGCGTAAGTCCAATAAACGTTTGGCCATAGCACATGTACAGAAATACTCGTTTTCCATTTGGGGCAATCGGTAAGTTTCAATCGTTTTTTGTAAACAATTCATATCAAATGGCGCAAAATGTGCAACCAACGGATCATCTCCGATAAAAGAACGAATCTCTGAGTAGAGTTGATCAAAACGCTGAGCACCCCTCACATCTTCAGGATAAATACCATGAACAGATATATTGGAAGAACTGAAGGATTGGACTGGATTAATTAGGTTGTAATAACGTTCGACTTCTTTTCCATCTACAAAACGACTCATTCCGATAGAACAGATGCTGTCGCCTCGGTTATTGGCCGTTTCAAAGTCAAGAGCGATATAATTCA
Coding sequences:
- a CDS encoding PEP/pyruvate-binding domain-containing protein — translated: MQMNRMWLPYDQITLENGGGKANELARMKKIGIQVPAFFVLSIEGATALRLRKEGALTNEEKEYLFQMVEQECSGFECFSVRSSAGKEDSEEVSFAGLFDTYLNVSKEELADKILDCLRSADYQHIKDYMYHHQLDIKDVKMAVVIQGMVTAEKAGVLFTANPKGLLNETVLVVGNGLGDGVVEGLVPVTTYYLKRDEDLSYFERQEDSPLLSQKEMKSLLEQADLLRKNSEFYLDCEFAVLEEKVYYLQSRPITTLKTVREESVPVVFNNSNLVESYPGLTLPLTDTFIQFAYQEVFKGVAWRFSRSKELLAAYEDVFAKIVVRINGRMYYNMNHLYSLLQFLPFPNQILPIWQEMMGFSQKDVVTTPELKKKTTFLESLRISGRIIREFFSASKNMKRLNEDFIKVERYFKQQYTDEMNQNQIKELYQNLADRVLSNWDVTLVNDLYAFVYTGILKKALKKWGNSEAEKEWNQWFSGIPAITSMEPVISLQKLADFVNKQNLLSSIKRITSDEDFARFMEKDHSGFKERFLMYIDQYGDRSLEELKLETATFRSHPLKALNQLIIFAENTNNKETKAADSFKKLEEIENQIDVSAWKKQIFHYLSKRARLGIQHRETSRLNRSRIYGMVRTMMLRMGEIAVEQGWLEEKEDIFWLTMEEVKQLDQLDGTFDPQKIVARRIKEYKGYELLPAYGYLVFQEESFNKVVQQAEKVIHDSLVDELQGIATSNGKVSGEIIVVTNPSEVKESVEGKILVTKMTDPGWVFLLTQAKGIIAEKGSLLSHTAIISRELGIPAVVGIKNATEVLHTGDQIELDANTGNVTILEREAGRNES
- a CDS encoding phosphatidylserine decarboxylase, producing MTVYYHRKTQEYIEEQEVGGKALHFLYKTAFGRLLLKQLVRPGFSNWKASRNNRTASIKKIAPFIEKYQIDLTEATRQEFTSFNDFFTRTLTPSARPINENRSAVIAVSDGKVFHYSITEKAEFQIKNSLYTLADLLQDKTAAELFEGGTCLVYRLAMDDYHRYCYPADGEKLAEKKIKGKLHTIRPIAHQYTKVFSENTRTWQLLDTKEFGKILYIEIGAMLVGKIHNHGHERFLKGQEKGFFEYGASSIIVCYQKNQVTIDSDILLQNQNGREVQVRLGEKVGERYVE
- a CDS encoding undecaprenyl-diphosphate phosphatase, which codes for MIEILKAIILGIVEGITEWLPISSTGHMILVEEFIQLNMTDAFKEMFFVVIQLGAILAVVVLYFHKLNPFSPKKSSIEKKETMEIWYKVVVGVLPAGVLGLLLDDWLNEHFYNYWVVAIMLIVYGVLFILVENRNEGKTGKIHTFQDLSYQTALFIGLFQCLSLIPGTSRSGATILGAIVLGASRFVAAEYSFFLSIPVMFGASALKLVKFGFDFTGQELTILLVGMAVAFAVSIIAIKFLMSYIQTNDFKLFGWYRIVLGILVIGYFVLFA
- a CDS encoding lysophospholipid acyltransferase family protein is translated as MQKDYGLFYKKIRGILRFFSPEFSIKDSRIKKEGPVVYVAHHQNMFGPISVLCWHPEFLRIWVLHVFLDFSSCYHHYLEFTFTKRLGWPHLVSKIIAYPTALFVTALTKSGKGIPVYRQSRSIVVTMKQTVDALENGESILLFPDISYDDPSAQVKEIYEGFLYIEKYYYRKTGEHIPFVPMIAEKKEKEIRIGTPILFSGKEAFFLEKQKIAKEIQQKLNELAKGLE
- a CDS encoding CDP-alcohol phosphatidyltransferase family protein, which codes for MFQFIPVFHISNSLSFIGLFFSILSIYTIMTGNISRAIMLMVVSVICDLFDGKFANQYERTLEEKQMGEYVDSFVDMISFIALPIVLLLSITDYSIFALFISIFYAVMGIHRLGYFHITKEEQLDSEGNYFYFIGVPVAYISLIIPIIYTVCILFQATHTLFFQVLLQMIYIIMALMFVWNHPIPKPRGKMYVFFVLLALLVLFILGSR
- a CDS encoding glycosyltransferase family 2 protein, which produces MHQCVVIIPSYNPEPTLIQYVEELVEKGVQNVIIINDGSESASLSLFESLDQMESCTVLTHGNNQGKGRALKTAFQYVRDRKATMKYLVMADADGQHAVDDVLQLLKVSKERKSGIILGVRDFDQAQVPSKNAFGNKLTSKAFKIFFGKYLSDTQTGLRSFSISELDWLLVLKGERFEYEMNMLIYAIYKSIPIYEQPIQTIYFGEKTVSHYKAFHDSIRIAKLMFRGFVMKNSLVD
- a CDS encoding CDP-archaeol synthase, with the protein product MKTTILSMYITLMPVILAGVANMKLLKSSWLEKWNQPIDGGKIWRDNNPLFGKNKTWRGALGMIICSIIATMVWGWLCGLFPSLKAFNQFYQSHPNTIWFNISIGFWLGLSYIIFELPNSFWKRRKDIEPGKASELNKPWKYMWLDQMDSLFGCTLVVAYYDSMSISKYFAYVFLGAATHLLINWLLVKAGWKKSI
- a CDS encoding DUF4153 domain-containing protein, with protein sequence MKFWSRLKDSLSGIGQALARYPVTILWLMGIAILNMIEIESSFSRYSQFIFTFVIGAMLSMVGQHIYERFYKKTTHRWLILGGSVLLTILYYFTLTSGDIFEYVYFIRTSVFLFSLLIAFIWIPSISNKQVYFHQNFLAIFKALLTILLFSGVLTIGIFAIIVSIDTLLFTMPADSTIHAANIIWCLFAPVYFLGMVPVYHEQGSQEGAREDAYLVPRFLEILLTYIVIPIVAIYTIILLMYVLLNIGGQFWTDNLLEPLLVAYAIVVIVVYLLSCNIDHRFADLFRKIFPKIMLPIVAFQTISSILKIQEMGITYGRYYVILFGIFAVISGVIFSFFPPNRNGWIAIVLLVLGMISVTPPIDAFTVARNSQMSRLEKTLVENNMIENGMVQADASISVEDKIVVTRSVDNLEMFGEIERVNYLPQDFDVYADFEEVFGFPMTYSTQIPGSPGNYAYLNLSEETVMNVEGVDYWGYVFFSSEEEKEWEVGQGNILKIIYQEDDYFTLQLTDQNGTEIINGNMSEAIEHAFEQSDVREPLEIEDMLFVVENDAAKVTIVMISLDEYGNRVNGEGHLFVDYK
- a CDS encoding UbiA family prenyltransferase; its protein translation is MLNRLNVYIEEMYPIIPRFIVSLLMVAVQYFGVIAFASTQPSYHFSWADLGVVYTVFAFLFLLRIADEFKDYEKDLINYPERALPSGRVFKKDLWVLGIVLFISMVIMNLILPQAISPFLLVIFYGFLMTVWFFQRDKIEPSLVLALITHNPVQLLLSYYVIHYVCNQYELPIWTWQNVCLALTLYIPALLWEVSRKIKAPEDENQYVTYSQVWGFKGSLQVILAVAAIGVLFALVLVYKQMGSFLLLFAYGGLVYAIIHYYKAPQGKNLKVAVPAYLMIHLVIFLVLVCFIYF